In Thermofilaceae archaeon, a single genomic region encodes these proteins:
- the prf1 gene encoding peptide chain release factor aRF-1 has translation MSEVERLRLQEFLRELKKKEGRGTELISLYIPAGRPISEVAEVLRSEYSAASNIKDRTTRHHVLDALTAVMQRLKLFKTTPPNGLVIFAGYVAGDVPGDEKLEVHVIEPPQRLKVWLYRCDSRFYTEILEDMVAVKGAYGLIAVDSGEAAFGILRGKSLEVVKEIESGIPRKHRAGGQSARRFERIIEQLTHEFYKRVGEYANKIFLEIPDLKGIIVGGPGPAKEEFLKGDYLHYQLKEKVLGVFDIGYSGEAGIYELVNRAEELLRDVQYIREREAVNELLYNVSRDTGMAVYGEQEVRRALEQKAVKTLLLSESLSKEVVSYRCKVCNFEERVTVDASASVSCRKCGSPNVEELERVSLIEELAKLAEEGGSEVVLVSTETGEGKEFARIFGGIAAILRYKIQ, from the coding sequence ATGTCGGAAGTGGAGAGGCTAAGGCTGCAGGAGTTCCTGCGCGAGCTGAAGAAGAAGGAGGGGAGGGGGACGGAGCTGATCTCACTGTACATTCCAGCGGGTAGGCCGATCAGCGAGGTGGCCGAGGTTCTAAGGAGCGAGTACTCAGCCGCGTCCAACATCAAGGATCGCACAACGAGGCACCACGTCCTCGACGCCCTAACGGCCGTGATGCAGAGGCTGAAGCTCTTCAAAACAACACCACCCAACGGTCTCGTGATCTTCGCCGGGTACGTCGCGGGCGACGTGCCGGGAGACGAGAAGCTGGAGGTTCACGTGATCGAGCCCCCCCAAAGGCTGAAGGTGTGGCTCTACCGGTGCGATTCGAGGTTCTACACGGAGATCCTGGAGGACATGGTGGCGGTGAAAGGAGCCTACGGCTTGATAGCGGTGGACTCCGGCGAAGCAGCCTTCGGGATATTGCGCGGCAAGAGCCTTGAAGTAGTGAAGGAGATCGAATCGGGTATACCCAGGAAGCACAGGGCTGGTGGGCAGTCAGCCAGGAGGTTCGAGAGGATTATCGAGCAGCTCACCCACGAGTTCTACAAGAGGGTGGGCGAGTACGCCAACAAGATTTTCCTCGAGATCCCCGACTTGAAGGGCATCATCGTGGGTGGCCCAGGGCCGGCGAAGGAGGAGTTCCTGAAGGGCGACTACCTCCACTACCAGCTGAAGGAGAAGGTACTGGGCGTCTTCGACATCGGATACAGCGGGGAGGCGGGCATCTACGAGCTGGTGAACCGGGCAGAGGAGCTACTCAGAGACGTCCAGTACATCAGAGAGAGGGAGGCGGTGAACGAGCTGCTCTACAACGTCTCCCGAGACACGGGGATGGCGGTCTACGGCGAGCAGGAGGTAAGAAGGGCTCTCGAGCAGAAAGCCGTGAAGACGCTCCTACTCTCGGAGAGCTTGAGCAAGGAAGTCGTCAGCTACAGGTGCAAGGTCTGCAATTTCGAGGAACGCGTGACCGTGGACGCCTCGGCCAGCGTATCCTGCAGGAAGTGCGGCTCCCCGAACGTCGAGGAGCTGGAGAGGGTGTCTCTTATCGAGGAATTGGCGAAGCTCGCAGAGGAGGGGGGGAGCGAGGTTGTGCTCGTTTCGACGGAGACTGGGGAGGGGAAGGAGTTCGCGCGCATCTTCGGGGGGATCGCTGCGATACTCCGGTACAAGATCCAGTAG
- a CDS encoding exosome complex RNA-binding protein Csl4 has protein sequence MGEEGFAVPGDELGVIEEYMPAHNAYEFDGVVRAKAVGRVKLDAIKHEASVVEAKRLPLPKSGDAIHAIVAVVRDAVAYADIFYNETAKVFYPVPFRGIIHISEASNERLRSLHEVYGYGDILRARVLSRKPPYMLSTRGPEYGLLLTRCPKCLTPLKKRGLWLYCPTCRRTHKKRKISRYYALR, from the coding sequence GTGGGTGAAGAGGGGTTCGCGGTTCCCGGCGATGAGCTCGGGGTTATAGAGGAGTACATGCCGGCGCATAACGCCTACGAGTTCGACGGCGTGGTGAGGGCGAAGGCCGTTGGGCGCGTGAAGCTGGACGCGATCAAGCACGAGGCCAGCGTTGTTGAGGCTAAGCGCTTACCTCTACCCAAGAGCGGTGATGCCATCCATGCGATCGTCGCGGTTGTCAGGGACGCTGTCGCATACGCCGACATCTTCTACAACGAGACGGCGAAGGTTTTCTACCCCGTGCCCTTCAGGGGGATCATTCACATATCGGAGGCGAGCAACGAGAGGCTGAGGAGTTTGCACGAAGTCTACGGCTACGGGGACATCCTCCGGGCGCGCGTCCTATCCCGTAAACCACCCTACATGCTCTCAACCAGGGGGCCTGAGTACGGCCTCCTCCTCACCCGTTGCCCAAAGTGCTTGACGCCGCTGAAGAAGAGGGGGCTCTGGCTCTACTGCCCGACGTGCAGGAGAACACACAAGAAGAGGAAGATTTCAAGGTACTACGCGTTGAGATGA
- a CDS encoding ribonuclease III family protein, translating into MKVSASLKELARLGDAIVNFTVSAALTLRDGRPWGVKVPDSVLRAVSKRVGIRSLGALKPEDVLEAVIAYAWLKGFSVEEMVKITLRGMEKGGVEEGLAILTQHLSPYVRELLALRGESRV; encoded by the coding sequence ATGAAGGTTTCAGCGAGCCTGAAGGAGCTGGCCAGGCTGGGAGATGCCATTGTCAACTTCACGGTATCGGCAGCATTGACCCTCCGCGACGGGAGGCCGTGGGGCGTTAAGGTCCCTGACTCCGTGCTCAGAGCGGTTTCGAAGCGGGTGGGGATTCGCAGCCTCGGAGCGTTGAAGCCGGAAGACGTGCTCGAGGCTGTTATCGCCTACGCCTGGCTCAAGGGCTTCAGCGTCGAGGAAATGGTGAAAATCACTTTAAGAGGGATGGAAAAGGGAGGGGTCGAGGAGGGGCTGGCGATCCTCACTCAGCACCTCTCACCCTACGTAAGGGAGCTTCTTGCGCTGAGAGGCGAGTCCCGCGTATGA
- a CDS encoding 8-oxo-dGTP diphosphatase, with translation MTAHAVLCFLLRDGKVLLIRKKKGFGAGKLVGVGGRIEPGETPEEAAVREVYEEVNVRVRSLVKVGVLTFYSVSDEPDWIVHVYLSKDFEGEPRPSEEAEPHWYAVDQLPLKEMWEDDSVWLHHALSGDFVVGRFWFDAEYRRMLKWELSLDSNA, from the coding sequence ATGACCGCTCACGCAGTGCTCTGCTTCCTGCTGCGCGACGGAAAGGTGCTTCTAATCAGGAAGAAGAAGGGTTTTGGCGCCGGCAAGCTAGTGGGGGTTGGTGGGCGCATAGAGCCGGGCGAGACGCCGGAGGAAGCCGCGGTACGGGAGGTTTACGAGGAGGTTAACGTTCGTGTACGCTCGTTAGTTAAGGTGGGTGTGCTCACGTTCTACTCGGTATCCGACGAGCCAGACTGGATCGTCCACGTCTACCTCTCTAAAGACTTCGAGGGGGAGCCGAGGCCGAGCGAGGAGGCTGAACCTCACTGGTACGCGGTGGATCAGCTGCCCCTCAAGGAGATGTGGGAGGACGACAGCGTCTGGCTGCACCACGCTCTCTCGGGGGACTTCGTGGTCGGCCGCTTCTGGTTTGACGCCGAGTACAGGCGCATGCTGAAGTGGGAGCTGTCTCTGGACTCTAACGCCTGA
- a CDS encoding 30S ribosomal protein S8e, which yields MGIYQGNDLRKITGGLKGRHVKVKRRYWMGRPPIETLLGTERRIHVRTRGGNLKIKLKFAEHANVVDPKTGQSRRVRILRVVSNPSSKDYDRRGVITRGAVIETELGRAVVTSRPGQDGVINAVLLQ from the coding sequence ATGGGCATTTACCAGGGCAACGATCTGAGGAAGATCACGGGCGGTCTGAAGGGTAGGCACGTGAAAGTGAAGAGAAGGTACTGGATGGGGAGGCCTCCGATCGAGACGCTGCTCGGCACCGAGCGTAGGATCCACGTTAGGACGCGAGGCGGAAACCTAAAGATCAAGCTCAAGTTCGCTGAGCACGCTAACGTTGTTGACCCGAAGACGGGGCAGAGCAGGAGGGTGCGGATTCTAAGGGTTGTTTCCAACCCTAGCAGCAAGGACTACGACAGGAGGGGGGTTATAACGAGGGGTGCGGTCATAGAGACGGAGCTCGGCAGAGCCGTTGTAACGTCGCGGCCCGGGCAAGACGGCGTAATCAACGCAGTGCTGCTCCAGTGA
- a CDS encoding METTL5 family protein, with protein sequence MKKKELELLLSTVPPHPSPKLELEQYATPVHLASRLLWVAAFSFHDLPAQTVIDLGAGTGRLGIGAALMGSEYVLLVELDREALKVAIEAARRLGVDARVDAVCADVRFLTLSRRARCALQNPPFGVHGRGADVVFLAVALRLAERVYSVHKAETARYVLEKCREKGAEAALLFEDVVRLPPTMPHHHKREHRVRVVVVRAAPFS encoded by the coding sequence ATGAAGAAGAAGGAGCTGGAGCTCCTCCTTTCTACAGTTCCGCCGCACCCGAGCCCGAAGCTGGAGCTGGAGCAGTACGCGACCCCAGTCCACTTGGCTTCACGGCTCCTGTGGGTGGCAGCATTTTCATTCCACGATCTCCCCGCCCAGACCGTGATCGACCTTGGAGCCGGGACGGGTAGGCTCGGGATCGGGGCTGCGCTAATGGGCTCCGAGTACGTGCTGCTTGTCGAATTGGACCGCGAGGCCTTGAAGGTAGCCATTGAGGCCGCCAGGCGGTTGGGCGTTGACGCGCGGGTGGACGCCGTTTGCGCCGACGTTAGGTTCCTGACCCTCTCCCGGAGAGCCCGCTGCGCGCTCCAGAACCCTCCGTTTGGCGTGCATGGGAGGGGGGCCGACGTAGTCTTTCTGGCGGTCGCGTTGAGATTGGCCGAGAGGGTGTACAGCGTGCATAAGGCTGAGACTGCACGCTACGTACTCGAGAAGTGCCGCGAGAAGGGGGCTGAAGCTGCACTGCTCTTTGAGGACGTAGTCAGGCTCCCCCCCACGATGCCGCACCATCACAAGAGGGAGCACCGCGTGAGAGTGGTGGTCGTCAGAGCGGCACCTTTTTCTTAG
- a CDS encoding PAC2 family protein — translation MPLRVVVRVASNAFANKVFVAGYHGFGLVGYLTAKHLVKALGGRKIGYVVSPYMPQVVNAGPEGLITPYELYDVGSAVVFLPNVPLPQADLIRIPYELAEASVAGGAKVALLVGGLDASYRKGGDTMRYAATRTFLARYDNLVKGLQQLEEGLSIVGPLAAMLAYYEAHDFPAVAVLPYADPNSIDPMAAKAAVEFISRVLQVEVDVSDLMRMAEEKARLEREFEELRKRMGRESRTPSVPTFYV, via the coding sequence GTGCCTCTTAGGGTAGTGGTTCGAGTCGCGAGCAACGCCTTTGCAAACAAGGTTTTCGTGGCAGGCTACCACGGCTTCGGCTTAGTCGGGTACTTGACTGCGAAGCACCTCGTAAAGGCCCTCGGCGGGAGGAAGATAGGTTACGTGGTTTCGCCATACATGCCTCAAGTCGTAAATGCCGGCCCTGAGGGTCTTATCACACCTTACGAGCTGTACGATGTGGGGTCGGCGGTCGTCTTCCTGCCGAACGTCCCACTCCCCCAAGCTGACTTGATCCGCATCCCCTACGAGCTCGCTGAGGCCAGCGTGGCTGGCGGAGCTAAAGTTGCACTGCTGGTAGGGGGGCTCGATGCCAGCTACAGGAAGGGCGGAGATACGATGAGGTACGCTGCTACCAGAACCTTCCTAGCCCGCTATGACAACCTCGTCAAAGGGCTGCAGCAGCTCGAGGAGGGTCTGTCGATCGTAGGACCCCTTGCAGCCATGCTGGCGTACTACGAGGCCCACGACTTCCCCGCAGTAGCTGTGCTGCCCTATGCCGATCCGAACTCGATCGATCCGATGGCGGCCAAGGCGGCTGTCGAGTTCATCTCCCGCGTGCTACAAGTAGAGGTGGATGTGAGCGATTTGATGAGAATGGCCGAAGAGAAGGCGCGGTTGGAGCGCGAGTTTGAGGAGCTCCGCAAGAGGATGGGTCGGGAGAGCAGGACCCCCAGCGTACCGACGTTCTACGTCTAA
- a CDS encoding Lsm family RNA-binding protein codes for MAYVDTATRRFTSELSSLLDKHVVVRTTDGQSFEGTLLGYETSRYNIVLKDARAPSGETYPRLIIYGHAIAEIRLTEPPLDMEELARRLEEIFPKMVKYVPEARVITVMDRIRVTDKGVEGTGPLADRVRSIFEKFVEEWRAKHKVV; via the coding sequence TTGGCTTACGTCGATACCGCGACGAGGAGGTTCACCTCCGAGCTGAGCTCCCTGCTCGACAAGCACGTCGTAGTGCGAACCACCGATGGGCAGAGCTTTGAGGGCACCCTGCTCGGCTACGAAACCTCAAGGTACAACATCGTGTTGAAGGACGCGAGAGCTCCGAGCGGTGAAACCTACCCGAGGCTCATCATATACGGTCACGCGATCGCGGAGATCAGGCTAACCGAGCCCCCGCTCGACATGGAGGAGCTCGCCCGGCGCCTTGAGGAGATTTTCCCGAAGATGGTGAAGTACGTCCCAGAAGCGCGAGTGATAACCGTCATGGATAGGATTCGAGTGACCGATAAGGGGGTTGAAGGCACAGGACCGCTAGCGGATAGAGTGAGGAGCATCTTCGAGAAGTTCGTTGAGGAGTGGCGCGCGAAGCATAAAGTGGTATGA
- a CDS encoding Gar1/Naf1 family protein → MLAIGKVVKVTRDGKLVVKAEALPKLGAQVYDSSANVVGFVYDIIGPVSSPYVVVKVTSPRLREPSYLLNRLLYATEVSKRRGGG, encoded by the coding sequence ATGCTGGCGATCGGCAAAGTGGTTAAAGTTACCCGCGATGGCAAGCTCGTCGTGAAGGCGGAAGCCCTACCAAAGCTGGGGGCGCAGGTGTATGACTCCTCAGCCAACGTGGTCGGTTTCGTGTACGACATCATAGGCCCCGTTTCCTCTCCCTATGTCGTCGTGAAAGTGACGTCTCCTAGGTTGCGGGAGCCCAGCTACCTGCTCAACCGCTTGCTCTACGCTACCGAAGTATCGAAAAGGAGGGGTGGGGGTTGA
- a CDS encoding TFIIB-type zinc ribbon-containing protein, whose protein sequence is MKCPNCGSEKVILDQYHGEVKCSDCGFVVEEIVDTGQEWRAYDGEQLVARARAEPVKTPSRLATVIGRPVALSAERRFEFTRLSFIQDSISADERSVSAGKREIARIAAAAQLPQQVREEAQRLFIVAHREGLLKGGSVAAMAVACLALACREFGLPSIIHKLVELSAADPQRVRRCYTALLACLGKRVVLKPPTPLKYVPMIAGKLGMSTKVQRTAAEIIRAAEEGKIILGKPPRSVAAAALYIAALIHGERERGRQEIAAAAGITETTLRKRAKDLMRKLDITVQV, encoded by the coding sequence ATGAAGTGCCCTAATTGCGGCTCGGAGAAGGTGATCCTCGACCAGTACCACGGGGAGGTCAAGTGCAGCGACTGCGGCTTCGTCGTCGAGGAAATTGTTGACACGGGGCAGGAGTGGAGAGCTTACGATGGGGAGCAGCTGGTCGCTAGGGCGAGAGCCGAACCCGTGAAGACGCCCTCGCGCCTGGCCACCGTGATCGGCCGGCCGGTAGCTCTAAGCGCGGAGAGAAGGTTCGAGTTCACCCGCCTTTCATTCATCCAGGATTCTATCTCAGCCGACGAGAGGAGCGTAAGCGCGGGGAAGAGGGAGATCGCGCGGATAGCTGCAGCAGCCCAGCTGCCGCAGCAGGTTAGGGAGGAGGCTCAGAGGCTCTTCATCGTAGCCCACAGGGAGGGCTTGCTCAAGGGGGGGAGCGTCGCTGCTATGGCTGTCGCCTGCCTCGCCCTAGCCTGCAGAGAGTTTGGCCTACCGAGCATCATCCACAAGCTGGTGGAGCTATCGGCCGCGGATCCGCAGAGGGTACGCCGCTGCTACACAGCGCTGCTGGCATGCCTAGGCAAGAGGGTGGTCCTGAAGCCGCCCACCCCCCTAAAGTACGTGCCGATGATAGCCGGAAAGCTAGGCATGAGCACGAAGGTTCAACGCACAGCAGCCGAGATCATCAGAGCGGCCGAGGAGGGCAAGATCATACTCGGTAAACCACCAAGAAGCGTAGCAGCGGCGGCTCTCTACATAGCGGCGCTCATACACGGGGAGAGGGAGCGGGGGAGGCAAGAGATAGCGGCGGCAGCCGGGATTACCGAGACCACTTTGAGGAAGCGCGCGAAGGATCTGATGAGGAAGCTCGATATAACCGTCCAAGTATAA
- the tgtA gene encoding tRNA guanosine(15) transglycosylase TgtA: MSDCFEIEEVDLLGRVGRLKTKHGVVRTPALAPVIDPARNVVPPSEVAGLGYQLLITNAYLIKKRYGDVATEMGVHNLLGVNVPVMTDSGAYQLMEYGEVSVEPLEIVEYQVKLGSDIGVILDIPTRHGLSREVVAREVAETLRRAREALSIERGSMLLVGPVQGGLYLDIVARAAHELAQMDFDIYAVGGPVQLMINYEYRDLVRLVMTAKMNLPPGKPLHLFGAGNPHMLALAVAMGVDTFDSASYALYARDGRYMTPERVFRLDELSELPCECPICSKVTAEELKSLPAQDRVYKLAVHNLYVLQGELKRIRNAIKEGRLWELLELRARSHPALLKALREYERYAAFVEKHHYTTKARVSGLFFYDLTSRGRPEVFRHFVRIRERYEAPASSVLVLIMETEARPAARFTWVGEFVKRVASDEALRGKVCVATVTSPYGVVPIELESVYPLAQYETAIPLDDYAVANELASDTTWFVTGVGGYRVVVIAYERGLGTAARIAEKLRKRGVRVYTRRYSSVEDLVNFVRLVLALI; encoded by the coding sequence ATGAGCGACTGCTTTGAGATTGAAGAGGTCGACCTCCTAGGCCGTGTGGGACGGCTCAAGACGAAGCACGGGGTCGTTAGAACCCCAGCCCTAGCCCCGGTCATCGACCCCGCTAGAAACGTCGTCCCCCCTAGCGAAGTAGCCGGCCTGGGCTACCAGCTCCTCATAACCAACGCCTACCTGATCAAGAAGAGGTACGGAGATGTAGCGACCGAGATGGGGGTTCACAATCTCCTCGGCGTAAACGTGCCCGTAATGACGGACTCTGGCGCATACCAGCTGATGGAGTACGGAGAAGTGAGTGTCGAACCGCTCGAGATCGTCGAGTACCAAGTTAAGCTGGGCAGCGATATTGGCGTCATCCTCGACATCCCGACTAGGCACGGGCTGTCGCGCGAGGTTGTTGCTAGAGAGGTGGCGGAGACGTTGAGGAGGGCCCGGGAGGCGCTGAGCATCGAGCGGGGGTCCATGCTCCTAGTGGGACCGGTTCAGGGGGGTTTGTACTTGGACATTGTCGCTCGGGCTGCGCACGAGCTGGCTCAAATGGACTTCGACATTTACGCGGTGGGTGGGCCGGTGCAGCTAATGATCAACTACGAGTACCGCGATCTGGTGCGGCTGGTGATGACGGCCAAGATGAACCTTCCCCCCGGCAAGCCCCTCCACCTCTTCGGCGCCGGCAACCCCCACATGCTGGCGCTCGCAGTTGCGATGGGCGTCGATACATTCGACTCAGCCTCCTACGCTCTCTACGCGAGGGACGGCAGGTACATGACGCCCGAAAGGGTCTTCAGGCTGGACGAGCTGAGCGAGCTGCCCTGCGAGTGCCCCATCTGCTCGAAAGTAACCGCTGAAGAGCTCAAGAGTCTACCGGCACAGGACAGAGTCTACAAGCTGGCTGTCCACAACCTGTATGTCCTGCAGGGGGAGTTAAAGAGAATCAGGAACGCGATAAAGGAAGGGAGGCTCTGGGAGCTGCTGGAGCTGAGGGCGAGGAGCCACCCAGCTCTCCTGAAAGCCTTACGGGAGTACGAGAGGTACGCTGCCTTTGTAGAGAAGCACCACTACACCACGAAGGCTCGCGTGAGCGGTCTCTTCTTCTACGATTTAACTAGCCGCGGTAGGCCCGAGGTCTTTAGGCACTTCGTGCGGATCAGGGAGCGCTACGAAGCCCCGGCTTCGAGCGTTCTCGTGCTAATCATGGAGACTGAGGCGAGGCCGGCTGCGAGGTTCACGTGGGTTGGGGAGTTCGTTAAGAGGGTTGCAAGCGACGAAGCGCTGAGAGGCAAGGTGTGCGTAGCGACGGTCACAAGTCCTTACGGGGTCGTCCCCATCGAGCTGGAGAGCGTCTATCCTCTCGCGCAGTACGAGACGGCAATCCCTCTTGATGACTACGCGGTTGCAAATGAGCTGGCCAGCGATACGACCTGGTTCGTCACTGGAGTTGGGGGCTACCGGGTCGTCGTTATCGCCTACGAGCGCGGCCTGGGGACCGCCGCTAGAATCGCCGAGAAGCTGCGTAAAAGAGGAGTGAGGGTGTACACGAGGCGTTACTCAAGCGTAGAAGATCTGGTCAACTTCGTTAGGCTGGTGCTCGCGCTCATCTGA
- a CDS encoding signal recognition particle subunit SRP19/SEC65 family protein produces MEEGRRPVVLWPVYFDATKSRSSRRRVPASLAVRGVTPEDLLKAAQAAGYRAELDASAKHPATWFESSGRVLVYTDERKSLVIRKVAEQLKKLKSERPEAARKR; encoded by the coding sequence GTGGAGGAGGGTAGGAGGCCGGTCGTGCTCTGGCCGGTCTACTTCGATGCTACGAAGAGCAGGTCCTCTCGACGCCGCGTCCCCGCGAGCCTGGCTGTGAGAGGCGTAACGCCGGAGGACTTGCTTAAAGCGGCTCAGGCAGCGGGCTACAGGGCGGAGCTGGACGCCAGCGCCAAGCACCCCGCTACGTGGTTCGAGAGCAGCGGCCGAGTCCTAGTGTACACGGATGAGCGGAAGAGCCTCGTCATAAGGAAGGTGGCGGAGCAGCTCAAGAAGCTGAAATCTGAGAGGCCCGAGGCCGCCCGCAAGCGCTAA
- a CDS encoding DUF2067 family protein, which yields MLDAAEEEGALALLPDVQENTQEEEDFKVLRVEMSARRKRVITLKFASASEAAEFLQYALARVGNLAAEQSGPSLKLILLAPPVKSEEDYRKLIALLKEWRTSRQAPRKGFFRHSIGLLLASANLKVSIPLAALADTLTLMGYRASVDGGHLVTNAPFKRAVEVAETFSAKYSEALETPAAPLARRLAAVLATALDLTVEEAFEKLQRLGIVKVDEESGKYVLSVNYEEALKRLSNLDSSREAR from the coding sequence GTGCTTGACGCCGCTGAAGAAGAGGGGGCTCTGGCTCTACTGCCCGACGTGCAGGAGAACACACAAGAAGAGGAAGATTTCAAGGTACTACGCGTTGAGATGAGCGCGAGAAGGAAGAGAGTGATCACCCTCAAGTTCGCTTCGGCCAGCGAAGCGGCAGAGTTCCTCCAGTACGCACTGGCGAGAGTCGGGAATTTAGCCGCAGAGCAGTCAGGCCCCTCGCTCAAGCTCATCCTCCTAGCTCCGCCCGTGAAATCCGAAGAGGATTACCGGAAGCTTATCGCGCTCCTGAAGGAGTGGAGGACATCTAGGCAGGCTCCGAGGAAGGGCTTCTTCAGGCACAGCATCGGCCTCCTGCTGGCCTCCGCCAATCTTAAAGTGAGCATACCGTTAGCGGCACTTGCTGATACATTGACCCTTATGGGGTACAGGGCGAGCGTGGATGGGGGGCACCTGGTCACGAACGCCCCCTTCAAGCGAGCCGTAGAGGTCGCAGAAACCTTTTCTGCGAAGTACTCTGAAGCCCTCGAGACCCCCGCCGCCCCTCTAGCGAGGAGGTTGGCAGCTGTGTTAGCTACGGCGCTCGACCTTACCGTGGAGGAGGCCTTCGAAAAGCTACAGCGCTTAGGCATAGTGAAGGTGGACGAGGAGAGCGGTAAGTACGTGCTGAGCGTCAACTACGAGGAGGCCTTGAAACGGCTCTCCAACCTGGATTCAAGCCGCGAGGCACGGTAG
- a CDS encoding RpoL/Rpb11 RNA polymerase subunit family protein, translated as MGEELKISILRNEPNRLTLKVQGEDHTLLNLLTEELQKDGSVVIAAYREEHPLTREYTLTIITDGSKAPFDALAEAAARLKELFEELRDQWLRAVEG; from the coding sequence GTGGGCGAGGAGCTCAAGATATCGATCCTACGCAACGAGCCTAACCGGTTGACGCTCAAGGTGCAGGGAGAGGACCATACCCTCCTCAACCTGCTCACGGAGGAGCTACAGAAGGATGGGAGCGTAGTGATCGCCGCGTACCGCGAGGAACACCCGCTCACCCGCGAGTACACCTTGACGATCATCACTGACGGGAGCAAGGCACCCTTCGACGCGCTCGCGGAAGCTGCAGCCAGGCTAAAAGAGCTCTTCGAGGAGCTTAGAGACCAGTGGCTCCGAGCAGTTGAGGGATGA